One region of Vitis vinifera cultivar Pinot Noir 40024 chromosome 1, ASM3070453v1 genomic DNA includes:
- the LOC104880641 gene encoding uncharacterized protein LOC104880641, producing the protein MELIVITMLCIGLLILLTPCASLQIQLQPWHGQGNLSLSLTHTRVHTHTQTHIHVDDLISLPVQAAHDDLISLHLGDAYDLQQHSFSKMSRKLRLIQVKRDGEKDSMSQHHKKKADFSGKPYDKEPGLRRGRGGTMKEWMEGADMSQFFTMDYSHVRRRRPIHNKSVPVGP; encoded by the exons ATGGAACTGATAGTCATCACTATGCTATGTATTGGCCTCCTAATTTTGCTGACTCCCTGTGCTTCTCTCCAAATTCAGCTGCAACCATGGCACGGGCAAggtaatctctctctctctctcacacacacacgtgtacacacacacacacaaacacatatTCATGTTGATGATCTTATTTCTTTGCCTGTTCAAGCAGCCCATGATGATCTTATTTCTCTGCACCTTGGAGATGCCTATGATCTGCAGCAGCATTCTTTCTCTAAAATGTCAAGGAAGCTCAGACTCATTCAG GTGAAAAGAGATGGAGAAAAAGATTCCATGTCTCAGCACCACAAGAAAAAGGCAGATTTTTCAG GTAAGCCATATGACAAAGAACCGGGCCTGAGGCGTGGAAGAGGTGGAACAATGAAGGAATGGATGGAGGGGGCCGACATGTCTCAGTTCTTTACTATGGATTATTCCCACGTGAGAAGACGACGACCCATACATAACAAGTCTGTGCCGGTTGGTCCTTGA